CGCTCTTGATTTCCGCCTGCGCCAGCACCTTGTTGGCATTGTTTAATATCCGGCCTAATGAGGTTATTTCATAATAGCCGGTCGGGTAGAAGGTGAATTCGGTAGTGTAGTAAGTTAAATCTGTTTTGTCCGACCTGAGCAACCGGTTGTAATCGGGATTGAAATCGTTCAGGTTGGTATTGGGGTTAAAATTAGCTTTAAGGATGTCGGCTTCTGTTTTGGTCAGGTTGATGCTGGCAGTCAACGAATCGCAGAAATCGTGGAATTGTTCCCAGTTCCTGAACGGCCCGGCGGTTTTTATCCGGTTGGCAATCTGTTCCGTGATCTTTACGGCGGTCTCGCGAGAGAACGCGGTGGTTTCTTTTAATTTAAAGGTGGCGCCGGAAAACTGCGGAAATTGGTGCAAGGCATAATTTTGGCTGGTGCGGCCCGCGGCGTTTGCCCATTCACTGTCGGTGACATAGTTATCAGCGGGAGAATTGTCGCTGTCAAGCGCCGCCAGATAAAAGCCCTTAAGGTCCCTGATGAGCGCGATGAGAAGTTGTTTCGGGGCGGTATTGATATTGACCGGCGCCCGGCCGACTATCTTGTCATTCTTCTTGGGGAATTTCACCGGTTCGGCAATGCGCATTTCGCTCCAGGATTCAATGTCGCTGTTTAGGGTGGGCGGTTTTCCGTTTCTGCCCAGACGTCCGGTTAGCGGAGTCGGGCTGACTACCGTGGTATCGCACCAGGCGTAAAAGGTAATATAGGGCGCTAATCTCCGGGCGTCAGTATCGCTCAGTTTTATTCTTGATTTGAGGTCATCTATGGAGGTATATGGCCCGTTTTTAGTCTTTTCGTCAAATATCTTGGCGCCAGGTTCCCGGCCCAGGTCGATTTCTTCGGCCAGATTCTCCAGTATTTGTTTGAGATGCGAGTGGTCTTCCATATTGACATAGAGCCGGGCGGACAGGTCGTCTATCTTAAGCGCGAAATAGTCGCCGTCCTTATTCTTTTGAGACGGCACCCGGCCGGATACGCCGACCTTGTATGGCTTGAGGCCCTTTTTTATTTCCAGTAAATCTTTTGCATTTATATCTCCGTCATTATTTGCATCCTTCATCAATGAAGGACGCACGGCGCGACTCAGAGGGCAGTCAAAGGTCTGGAGAATGCCGTCGCCATCCTGGTCTTCTTCGGCGGTGGCCGGATTATCGCCGTCGTTTGGGTCAAGGTCTTCGCCGTAATATTTTAGCCCGTCAATCCTGGCCGGGGTGAGATACGTTTTGGCATTGGAGATGGCATAGTGAATGCCGCTCTGGGCCACTAATTTGGCCTGGACATAATCCACGTGGCTCTTTGAGGTGGCACGTTCCATCGTGGTCAGCATTGAAAATAGTATGCCCAGGATCACCAGCAGGGTCAGGATGCCCAGTATGACAATCAGGACCACCCCGGATTTGGTGCTTTTTGAGCTCATAGGTTATTTCCTTCTCTGTATATATGAATGTTTGAGAGGCATGAAAAACTGCAATCCGTTATAAAATTATTTGACAACAGGATTTAGCGGAGTAACAATTCCCTCAGTCCCCCTTAACAAAGGGGGAATAAAAGGGGGTTGTTTAATTCGGTTGTCGTTTTTCTTGACCCGGTTGGAAGTATTTGATTTACTGCGGTTATGAAATTAGGAGTTAATATAGACCACGTTGCCACGGTCAGGCAGGCCCGTAAGACCTTTGAGCCGGACCCGGTCCGGGCCGCGGTTCTGGCTGAACTGGCCGGGGCGGATAGTATTGTCGTTCACCTGCGCGAAGACCGCCGGCATATCCAGGAACGCGACGTGCGTATCCTTAAGGATACGGTCAGCACCAAACTCAACCTGGAGATGGGCCTGGCTGATGAGATAATCAAGATTGCTATTGCCATCAAACCGTATCAGGTCACTCTGGTGCCGGAGCGCCGGGAGGAATTGACCACCGAAGGCGGATTGGATATCGTCAAGGAGCGCAAACGGATTGAGGAAGCCGTTAAACTATTCAAGAAGAGCGGCATTATCGTCTCGGTCTTTATTGACCCGGACCGGGAGCAGCTCCAGGCCGCCAAATTAGTCGGCGCCAATATGGTGGAACTGCATACCGGACTGTACGCCAATGCCCAGGGTATTGAGGCCCAGCGGATTGCCCTGCATAAATTAGCCGAGTCAGCCGTGACGGCCCGCAATACCCGCCTGGCTGTGTCTGCCGGACACGGACTGAATTACACCAATGTCCACGAGATTACCCATATTATGGAGATAGAAGAACTCAATATCGGACACAGCATCATCGCCCGGGCTGTTCTGGTCGGTATGGAACGGGCCGTCAGGGAAATGAAAGAGGCTATTGGGAAAAGATGAGAGATAATAGATGAAAGTGGAAAGATGTCAATTCAGCGGTTGCATTACCGCAATAGTTACGCCATTTAACAAGGGGCGTGTGGACTACAAGAAACTACTGGATTTGATTGACTTCCAGATTAGTAATGGTGTCACCGGTATCGTTCTCTGCGGCACGACCGGCGAGGGCCCGACCGTTATCGACGACGAGAAGAAACGGATTTTTAAGGCCGCGGTAAAACATAACCACGGCAGGGTCCAGATGATTGCCGGCACCGGAACCAATGACACGGTCACAACTATAAAGCGAACACAAATGGCCCAGAAGTGCGGGATGGATGCGGCGCTGATTGTCACGCCTTACTATAATAAACCCACCCAGCAGGGGATGTTCCTGCATTTCACTGCCGTGGCGAAGAAAACCAAGCTCCCGATAATCCTTTATAACGTCCCGGGCCGGACCGGGGTTTCTATGGCGCCTGAGACAGTGGCACGCCTGTCTAAGGTGAAAAATATCGTAGCCATAAAGGAAGCCAGCGGCAATCTCAAAAATATAGCCCGGATTAAGAATCTGTGTGGCATCACCATTCTCTCAGGCGATGACGGGCTGACATATCCCATCCTTTGCCTGGGCGGCAAGGGCGTGATTTCGGTTGCTTCTAACATCGTCCCGGCTGATGTGGTTCGGATGATAGACCTATTCAATGATAAGAATTTTAAAGAAGCCAAGAACCTGCATCTCAAACTCCAGCCGTTATTCAACGCGCTGTTCGTAGAATCAAATCCTATCCCGGTCAAGACCGCGATGAAGATGCTCGGTATGATTAACGATGAGATGCGTCTTCCACTCTGCGGAATGGCCAAGCCCAATGCCGATAAGTTAAAGACGGCGTTAAAGAATTACGGAATATAATCAGGGACAAATACAAACGTGTCTCCGGTTTTGTGCCGGATTACGGATTATGAGAAACGGAATTTCTTATGCGTAACTATTTTATGAATTGTATGATATTGTTGATTGGATTGTCTCTGGTGAATTGTCTATTGGGATGTGGCCTCGGGAGGGATGAGGTTGTTATAGAAGATCCTAAAGTTTTGTCCCAAATAAATAGCTTGCCAATAGACGAACGCCTATTTGAAGCGGTGAAGCAAAATTATCCCAGCATCATTAGGGGGTTATTAGCAACGAGAGAAGAGCTTTACCTTAGAATGGGGGGAGGTGTTTCTTTCCCTGGAGGATTGCCTGAGAAAGAGAACATGCAGGGTTTTATGAGAACGCCAGGAAGTTTAAGTGAAAATCCGGAGGAGGCGGTCAAAAAACAAAAAGAAGAGAGGAGAAGGGAAAATGAGGGCAGAAACAGATTTAATAGGGCAGTTGCAGATCTGAGAAGTTTATGTGAAAGGAAAGGATTGATCTGGTGTAATTCTTTTTTGGTGAAAACTACTTATCGAAAAGGTATTGACAAAAAGGATGAAAGTTTTAACCCAAAGAAACTGCCCGCTGGAATTATATGCTTGCATATTTCAGATGGTAAGGCCTCTGTTGTAATACTTGCAAAAATCTATTATGTTGATAGGGCTGAAGAAAAACTAAGATTATGGGGACATTTAGAATTGGACCCATCTATGGGCCGGTGACACCACAGCACATAAATTATGTGCTGGGCAGGCACACCTTCCGGGGAAACCTCCTCCAGAGGCGGACAGGCGCTAAATAGTTGACTCGCCCCGAAATAATTGGGACTTCGCTCACGCTACGCAAGGCATCGTTTTTGCAAAGTAACCTGTCCGCGTACTTGATAAGAAGAATAGTCGAGCAGTAATAAGGATAGCGTAATTTTGCTTGACTATTCGTTATTTCCTGATATAGTTCTGTTACTATGACACATAAGGAGTTCATTAACAAGGTGACCAATTCACATAAGGATTTTATATCAGAGTTTATTAATATTCTAAAGTTTAACCGGATGCCTTTTTGTGTTATCGGCGGATTAGCGGTTAATGCTTATGTGGAACCGGTGGTGAGTTTGGATTTAGACGTGGTGGTCGTGGTCCAGGGGATAAATAATCTGATTAAACTCCTCAGGAAAAGATATAAGGTTTCCCGATACCCGCATAGTATTAATGTGGCTTATTCCCAATCTGACTTACGGATTCAAATCCAGATTGACCCGAGATATCAGTCGTTCATAGAAAAGGCCAGGGTGAAGAATGTTCTGGGTTATCGCTTGCCTGTAGCGCTGATAGGGGATGTGTTTCAGGGGAAAATCTGGGCGGCTCAGGACCCGAAGCGCCGGCCCAGCAAACGGCAAAAGGATTTATCAGACATCCAGAGAATGCTGGAAGTAAAGCCAGCCCTGGCTAAATTGTTACCTCAATCACTCAAGAACCGGTTAATCACGAAATAACGCTCCGATGCTCATCAGCCCGAGGTCCGGTGACAACAGCGCCCCGAATGCTTTCGGGGCGATAGACAGGCCAGTATCGGAGTTAGGCAGCCGTGTATAGGAGTTGGACAGGCTTGCACAGGAGTTGGACAGGCCTGTATAGGAGTAAGACGGGCTTGTCTAAGAGTTAGACGGGCTTGAATAGGAGCTGGACAGGTCTGTATAGGAGTTGGACAGACCTGTCTAAGAGTTAGACGGGCTTGCCTAAGAGTTAGACGGGCTTGCATAAGAGCTGGACGGGCTTGTCTAAGAGTTAGACAAGTCCGTATCAGAGCTATTCAATGGGGGTTAAGAACGAGAGCAGGTGCTATAACAGTCATAAAATATGGAGTTATGGTAAACCCACACACCAATGCATTGGTGTGCGGGTAAATCCTCCTCACCATACCCTCTTCCCGACGTGATGTCTGGGGAGAGGGTTTAGGAGAGGGTGGTAAGCCCCGCCATTCGGCGGGGTCTAAGAGGCTGTAACGCCCCGTACGGGCTAACCGCCTCTAAGAAAAGGATAAAACTATGGGAAAAGTAAAGTTAGAGCTCAGGAAACTGCACATTCTGGACAAGATTAGGCTGGCCAACACAATTGTCACCATGATGACCGGTAATCCGAATTTCACCACGCCGGTGCCGGCCCTGGCTGACCTTACTAATGAAACGATTGCTTCGGGAGCCGCTTATAATGATGCGATGATTAAGCGCCAGGATTCCAAACTCGCCACTCAAGTGTTGGACGATAGGGAAGATGCGCTGGACCTGAAATTGACGCAGATAGCGCTTTATGTAGAAAACGTCTCGGCTGGCAATGAGACGAAGATATCCTCAGCCGGAATGAGCGTCAGGGATAGAGCCACGCCGATTGGGGAACTGATGCCGCCCTCGGCTTTGAGCGCTATGGCCGGCAATAAGGACGGCGAGATTGACCTTAACTGGGAGCCGGTGCGCGGCGCCAATAGTTACGTCATTCAGATGACCAGCGACCCGAATGTGCCGAGCAGTTGGGCTAATAAAGCCAATGCCACTGAGTCCTATGCTGTTATCCTGGGCCTGACCAGCGGCAATAAATACTGGTTCCGGGTGGCCGGCCTCGGCGCGGCCGGACAGGGGCCGTTCAGCGGCGCCGAATCAAAATACGCGCCATAGGAGAATACCTAACCACAAAGGTCACAAAGGACACAACCCCCCCGGCCCCCTTTGCTAAGGGGGAGTGGGCAGTAAATTCCCCCTTACGAAAGGGGGATAAAGGGGGTTGTTTTCTCTTTACGGTAAATATTCCTTGACACTAATCTGCTAAATCCTGTTTAATCCTGTTGTAAAAGGAGTTTCCTATATAATTATGATAAACAAGAAGAAGATTGTCAAGGCCATTAAACTGTTCCTGGAGGGCATCGGCGAGAATCCGAACCGGAAAGGCCTGCTGGAGACCCCGGACCGGGTGGCCCGGATGTGCGATGAGATTTACGCCGGGCTGGATAAGTCCATTGTCCCGACCAGAATCATCAAGCCGCTGATTTCCGAGGAGCACGATGAGATTATTCTGCTAAAGGATATCCCGTTCTATTCCATCTGCGAGCATCACCTGTTGCCGTTTATCGGCAAGGCGCACGTGGCTTATCTGCCCAGCAAGGGCCGGATCAGCGGGGTGAGCAAGCTGGCCCGGGTAGTGGACACGTTCTCCAAGCGGCCCCAATTGCAGGAGCGGCTGACGGTCGGGATTGCCGAGACGATTATGAAGGCCTTGAGGCCCAAGGGCGTGATGGTGATTGTCGAGGCCGAGCATCTGTGCATGACCATGCGCGGCATCAAGAAACCCGGCTCGCGCATGACCACATCAGTGGTGCGCGGCGTGTTCCGCAATAACCCGGCCACCCGGGCCGAGGCGATGAATCTGATATACAAGTAAGTAGGCAGTAAACAGTAGTCAGTAGACAGTAAGATAAATCAATATGGATATAAACGATAAATTAATAGACCATCTTTGTTTCCTTTCCCGGCTTTCTTTGTCAACTGGTGAGAAGAATTCCCTGAAAGCCGACTTGTCAAAGATACTGGCTTATGTCGAGACCGTTAAGCAGGTGGATGTGACCGGGATTGAGCCGATGGTCCACCCAGCCCCTGTGCACAGGGGCGGGGTCCATTCCGGCGGAGCGGCCGCGCCGGCGGGTATTTTTCGGGATGACCAGACCCGTCACAATTCGCTGGGAAACGATAAGGCACTCCAAAACGCGCCGAAACGCAGGGCAAATTTCTTCGAGGTCCCGCGGGTGATAGAATAATTATTTTTTATTGTTGACACCGGCGTTCCTCTGGGGTATACTTATATATATGCTGAAGATGTATTACATAGTGTTGGTGGTCATCGTCGGCCTGGTTATCTGGCTGGTGGCTGATTTTGCCCGGAACAGCGCGCAGGCCCGGGATATCCTGAGCGATATTAATAAGCTGGGTGGTACTACCGGGGGGCCGACCATAGACCTGCCCCCGTCTCTGCCTCCGCATCCGGGCGATTTGCCGGATATATTCAAGCCAAGAGTAGAGGTGGTTCCGGTCGCGCCGCCTCCGGTAACGGTTGCAGCCGGGCCGAATTATATCCTGACCGGCACGATTATTGAGCCGAGCGGCCCAACCGCATTTATCTCTAATCCAACCACCAATGTTGAGTATACTTGTAAGATTGGCACCAAGATAGATGAATGGGAGGTAATAGAGATTATCCCCGAAGAGGTAAAAATAAGGAATAGAAACGGCGATATCAGGACCCTGCCTGTCCAGAAATCCTGGACCGGCCCTAAATTTGATCTGGGCGGGAAGATAGAAATACCGCCGGAAATAATAAACATCCCCGGCGCCCAGGATATGATTAAAAGGGTGAGCGAAGGTAAGGAAAGCATCGAGGTGGTCGAGCAGACCATCGATGCCCTGGCCAAAACCCTGCCACCGGCGTTTATCAGGGACTTCATAAAACAAAATATCGGCCTGGCCGAAGAGGATATGCCCAAGGATGACGCCAAGCTGGGCGACTTCGGCAAGAATTTATTCAGATTGCTTCAGGGCGAGCAGCCGAATCCGGCTCAGAGCCAGTCATTGGAGAATGTTACCTTTACGCTCAGGGTTAATCCGGACAACAGCCCGGTTTCGCCGCAGACGTTATTTAAGCCCGGTGACCGCCGGATATACGCCTGTTTCCAGAATCAGGGTTCGCTTCAGGGGCTGGCCAAGGTGGTTACCCGTTGGACAAATAGAACCACCAAGGAAATTATCGGATTTGGGCCGAAGGCGTTAAACCCCGGCACGC
This window of the Planctomycetota bacterium genome carries:
- a CDS encoding pyridoxine 5'-phosphate synthase, whose amino-acid sequence is MKLGVNIDHVATVRQARKTFEPDPVRAAVLAELAGADSIVVHLREDRRHIQERDVRILKDTVSTKLNLEMGLADEIIKIAIAIKPYQVTLVPERREELTTEGGLDIVKERKRIEEAVKLFKKSGIIVSVFIDPDREQLQAAKLVGANMVELHTGLYANAQGIEAQRIALHKLAESAVTARNTRLAVSAGHGLNYTNVHEITHIMEIEELNIGHSIIARAVLVGMERAVREMKEAIGKR
- a CDS encoding 4-hydroxy-tetrahydrodipicolinate synthase encodes the protein MKVERCQFSGCITAIVTPFNKGRVDYKKLLDLIDFQISNGVTGIVLCGTTGEGPTVIDDEKKRIFKAAVKHNHGRVQMIAGTGTNDTVTTIKRTQMAQKCGMDAALIVTPYYNKPTQQGMFLHFTAVAKKTKLPIILYNVPGRTGVSMAPETVARLSKVKNIVAIKEASGNLKNIARIKNLCGITILSGDDGLTYPILCLGGKGVISVASNIVPADVVRMIDLFNDKNFKEAKNLHLKLQPLFNALFVESNPIPVKTAMKMLGMINDEMRLPLCGMAKPNADKLKTALKNYGI
- a CDS encoding fibronectin type III domain-containing protein translates to MGKVKLELRKLHILDKIRLANTIVTMMTGNPNFTTPVPALADLTNETIASGAAYNDAMIKRQDSKLATQVLDDREDALDLKLTQIALYVENVSAGNETKISSAGMSVRDRATPIGELMPPSALSAMAGNKDGEIDLNWEPVRGANSYVIQMTSDPNVPSSWANKANATESYAVILGLTSGNKYWFRVAGLGAAGQGPFSGAESKYAP
- the folE gene encoding GTP cyclohydrolase I FolE encodes the protein MINKKKIVKAIKLFLEGIGENPNRKGLLETPDRVARMCDEIYAGLDKSIVPTRIIKPLISEEHDEIILLKDIPFYSICEHHLLPFIGKAHVAYLPSKGRISGVSKLARVVDTFSKRPQLQERLTVGIAETIMKALRPKGVMVIVEAEHLCMTMRGIKKPGSRMTTSVVRGVFRNNPATRAEAMNLIYK
- the gatC gene encoding Asp-tRNA(Asn)/Glu-tRNA(Gln) amidotransferase subunit GatC, producing MDINDKLIDHLCFLSRLSLSTGEKNSLKADLSKILAYVETVKQVDVTGIEPMVHPAPVHRGGVHSGGAAAPAGIFRDDQTRHNSLGNDKALQNAPKRRANFFEVPRVIE